From the Natronococcus sp. AD-5 genome, one window contains:
- a CDS encoding alpha-ketoacid dehydrogenase subunit alpha/beta → MPWTEHRPSENFYRVLEPDGSIVSEPPDLDADELLSFYRTLRLTRVLEEKMLKMQHRGELSLITHSLGEEATPLGSAAALEPGDWCFPYYRQKPARLYWDEPPAGIIAGRMGFEPETVGEYIDSDMPVNFTTNYTPLGVNVTNAAGSAIVDAFTDGDAVSLAYIGDGATSEGDFHEALNFASVFDAPLVTVCQNNQWAISVPIQRQTASETFAQKADAYGMPGERIDGNDVLAVYEKSREAVERARAGEGPTLIECVTYRMADHNTSDAATVYRDDTEREYWANRDPLDRLEAYLEEQDILDDERKAEIRDDARASVEAAVDTVERIPKSDPSLMFEHHLHESSWKERHQRAELAAELAGENPFGDFTGDGLDGSTDSLAANSSGSSGSVAGGDPPSGTETEETNLIGAINRTLRQEMIHDERVRLLGYDIGEIGGVFRATESLFDEFGPKRVIDTPLSENGILGTAVGMAMRGERVVPEIQFMGFLYPAFGQFMYTLVKTYDRTGGSLEVPLTVRVPYGGGIKASEYHSESTETYLVHTPGVKVVCPSTPAEAKGLLASSVRDPDPVVFMEPKKIYREGKNQFRPNHTRSLTRRELSARAATLR, encoded by the coding sequence TTCTACCGAGTGTTAGAGCCCGATGGATCGATTGTCAGCGAGCCACCAGATCTCGACGCGGATGAGTTGCTGTCCTTCTATCGGACGCTACGACTGACTCGAGTACTGGAGGAGAAGATGTTGAAAATGCAGCACCGGGGGGAACTCAGCCTGATCACGCACTCACTGGGTGAGGAAGCGACGCCGCTTGGCTCGGCTGCCGCGCTGGAGCCAGGTGACTGGTGCTTTCCCTACTATCGCCAGAAGCCAGCGCGGTTATACTGGGACGAGCCGCCCGCCGGGATCATCGCGGGACGGATGGGATTTGAACCAGAGACCGTCGGAGAGTATATCGATTCGGACATGCCAGTGAACTTCACGACGAACTACACGCCGCTGGGGGTGAACGTAACCAACGCCGCAGGATCGGCAATTGTTGACGCTTTTACGGACGGTGACGCAGTATCGTTAGCGTACATCGGCGACGGTGCAACCAGCGAGGGGGACTTTCACGAGGCGCTCAATTTCGCGAGCGTGTTCGATGCGCCGCTAGTGACCGTTTGTCAGAACAACCAATGGGCTATCTCCGTGCCCATTCAGCGCCAGACAGCCTCTGAAACCTTCGCTCAGAAGGCCGACGCCTACGGCATGCCCGGCGAGCGGATTGACGGTAACGATGTCCTCGCGGTTTACGAAAAAAGCCGTGAAGCGGTCGAACGAGCCCGCGCGGGGGAGGGGCCCACCCTCATCGAGTGCGTCACCTACCGGATGGCCGATCACAATACGTCGGACGCGGCCACCGTTTACCGGGACGACACCGAACGCGAATACTGGGCCAATCGTGATCCCCTCGACCGCCTCGAAGCGTATCTCGAGGAGCAAGACATACTCGACGATGAGCGGAAAGCCGAAATCAGAGACGACGCGAGAGCTAGCGTCGAAGCTGCCGTCGACACGGTCGAAAGGATTCCAAAGTCCGATCCATCGCTGATGTTCGAACACCACCTCCACGAGTCAAGCTGGAAAGAGCGCCATCAGCGAGCCGAACTCGCAGCCGAACTGGCGGGCGAGAATCCGTTCGGCGACTTCACTGGTGACGGCCTCGACGGGTCAACGGACTCGCTCGCAGCTAACAGCAGCGGCTCGAGCGGGTCCGTTGCGGGCGGAGACCCCCCGTCCGGCACAGAGACCGAAGAAACAAATCTGATCGGTGCGATTAATAGGACGCTCCGTCAGGAAATGATCCACGACGAGCGGGTTCGGCTGCTGGGCTACGATATCGGCGAGATCGGCGGTGTGTTTCGGGCGACGGAGAGTCTATTCGACGAATTTGGGCCCAAACGGGTGATCGATACGCCGCTATCGGAGAATGGCATTCTCGGAACGGCCGTCGGTATGGCGATGCGCGGCGAGCGAGTCGTCCCGGAGATTCAGTTCATGGGGTTTCTGTACCCTGCGTTCGGCCAGTTCATGTATACGCTGGTCAAGACGTACGATCGAACCGGGGGCAGTCTCGAGGTTCCCCTGACCGTCCGGGTGCCGTACGGAGGCGGTATCAAAGCCAGCGAGTATCACTCTGAGTCGACCGAGACCTACCTAGTTCACACGCCGGGCGTGAAGGTGGTCTGCCCCAGCACGCCCGCCGAGGCCAAGGGCCTGCTGGCCTCAAGCGTTCGCGATCCCGACCCGGTGGTGTTCATGGAGCCGAAGAAGATCTACCGCGAGGGAAAGAATCAGTTCCGACCGAACCAT